One genomic segment of Methylocystis sp. SC2 includes these proteins:
- a CDS encoding arylesterase, with protein sequence MSKTLFTSLSKVAALAFLFAALAAPALAQPANVLIFGDSLTSGFNLPEAQGFPAQLKRRLLADGYNVVVWNGSNPGDTSADGYSRINEALQYNPDLVLVEFGANDMLDHTDPRVTYRYLDAIIRICKARGARVILAGMLSLPKNGPNYIVGFNNIYPTLAHRHRVPLYTFMLAGVYGHPALMQSDNEHPNALGTAVMVAGVAPLIEANLRQLRLVAHEAR encoded by the coding sequence ATGTCGAAAACTCTGTTCACTTCATTATCGAAAGTCGCCGCGCTCGCGTTTCTCTTCGCCGCTCTCGCCGCGCCGGCCTTGGCGCAACCGGCCAACGTGCTGATTTTCGGCGATAGCCTCACGTCTGGCTTCAACCTTCCCGAGGCGCAAGGATTTCCGGCGCAGCTCAAACGCCGGCTGCTCGCCGATGGCTATAACGTTGTCGTGTGGAACGGCTCCAACCCCGGCGACACCAGCGCCGACGGCTATTCGCGCATCAACGAGGCGCTGCAATACAATCCAGATCTCGTCCTTGTCGAGTTCGGCGCCAACGACATGCTGGACCATACCGATCCGCGCGTCACCTACCGCTATCTCGACGCGATCATCCGCATCTGCAAGGCGCGCGGCGCGCGCGTGATCCTTGCCGGCATGCTCTCGCTGCCGAAGAACGGACCCAATTACATCGTTGGCTTCAACAACATCTATCCGACTCTCGCGCATAGACATCGCGTCCCGCTCTATACTTTCATGCTGGCCGGAGTCTATGGTCACCCGGCGCTCATGCAGAGCGACAACGAGCACCCCAACGCGCTTGGCACGGCAGTCATGGTGGCGGGCGTCGCGCCCCTGATCGAGGCCAATCTACGCCAGCTCCGTCTCGTCGCTCACGAGGCGCGCTAG
- the hflK gene encoding FtsH protease activity modulator HflK, protein MPWSDQGGPRNQNNNPWGQPGGPWGQGSGGQPPDLEEMLRRSQEGLKQILPSGFGGRGLAILVLVAVLAWLLSGLYTVGPNEIGLNLIFGKYMGKTQAGLNYNLPGPIGSVVKLAVTDRNITDVGFREEPNVVSDGRRRGSVSAPRGPEAPEESLMLTGDENIADVKFRVIWQIDPAKPEDYAFNVANQAGTVKAVAESAMREIVGQTQIQKILTADRKLIEPASQALMQKVLDDYHAGVLVLQVLLLSVDPPQQVIAAFRDVTAAQQDLQRLGNEAEAYANRVVPEARGGAARILQEAEAYREQIVAEARGQASRFEQIYAQYKNAPAITRQRLYLETMERVLGGSEKVILDDPSKAGGGVTPFVPLPAFTPFQGGRK, encoded by the coding sequence ATGCCCTGGAGCGATCAAGGCGGGCCGCGTAATCAAAATAACAATCCGTGGGGTCAGCCCGGAGGTCCCTGGGGTCAGGGCTCCGGCGGGCAGCCGCCGGACCTCGAGGAGATGCTGCGCCGAAGCCAGGAGGGGCTGAAACAGATTCTGCCGAGCGGATTCGGCGGACGCGGGCTTGCGATACTCGTGCTGGTCGCCGTGCTCGCCTGGCTGCTTTCCGGGCTTTACACCGTCGGCCCCAATGAGATCGGCCTCAACCTGATCTTCGGCAAATATATGGGAAAGACCCAGGCCGGCCTGAACTACAATCTTCCAGGTCCGATCGGATCCGTCGTCAAGCTTGCGGTTACCGATCGTAACATCACCGACGTCGGGTTCCGCGAAGAGCCGAACGTCGTCTCCGATGGGCGTCGCCGGGGGTCGGTCTCCGCGCCTCGAGGGCCGGAAGCGCCTGAAGAAAGCCTGATGCTGACCGGCGACGAGAACATCGCCGACGTCAAGTTTCGCGTCATCTGGCAAATTGATCCGGCGAAGCCGGAAGACTACGCCTTCAACGTCGCCAATCAGGCGGGAACCGTGAAGGCCGTGGCCGAAAGCGCCATGCGCGAGATCGTCGGCCAAACGCAGATTCAAAAGATTCTGACCGCCGATCGCAAGTTGATCGAGCCCGCCAGTCAGGCCTTGATGCAGAAGGTGCTCGACGACTATCACGCCGGCGTGCTGGTGCTGCAGGTGCTCCTGCTGTCGGTCGATCCGCCGCAGCAGGTGATCGCGGCCTTTCGCGACGTGACCGCCGCCCAGCAGGATCTGCAGCGTCTCGGCAACGAGGCCGAAGCATACGCCAACCGCGTTGTTCCGGAAGCGCGCGGCGGCGCCGCCCGCATTCTGCAGGAGGCTGAAGCCTACCGCGAACAGATCGTCGCCGAGGCGCGCGGCCAAGCGTCGCGTTTCGAGCAGATTTACGCTCAATATAAAAACGCGCCCGCGATCACCCGCCAGCGTCTCTATCTTGAAACCATGGAGCGCGTGCTGGGCGGCTCGGAGAAAGTCATTCTCGACGATCCATCGAAAGCCGGCGGCGGCGTGACGCCGTTCGTGCCCCTGCCCGCCTTTACGCCCTTCCAGGGAGGCCGCAAATGA
- a CDS encoding YidH family protein, whose amino-acid sequence MIRDYTNIAANERTFLAWVRTGIAVIALGFVIERFNLFLSTIAGAVTVDAERLHIHRLEHPAGRYGGEALIGAGVMLIVISTIRFIHTARLLAREEPYTARATRVSLFFLALLLLTIAAFSAYLAIL is encoded by the coding sequence ATGATTCGCGATTACACCAATATCGCGGCCAATGAGCGGACCTTCCTCGCTTGGGTTCGGACAGGCATTGCGGTCATCGCTCTCGGCTTCGTTATTGAGCGATTCAATCTCTTCCTGTCGACCATCGCCGGCGCGGTGACCGTCGACGCCGAGCGACTGCACATCCATCGTTTGGAACATCCGGCGGGCCGTTACGGAGGCGAGGCGCTCATCGGCGCTGGCGTCATGCTGATCGTGATTTCGACCATCCGTTTTATTCATACCGCTCGGTTGCTCGCGCGCGAGGAGCCCTATACGGCGCGCGCGACGCGCGTCAGCCTGTTTTTCCTCGCCCTGCTGCTGCTCACCATCGCCGCGTTCAGCGCCTATCTCGCGATCCTGTGA
- a CDS encoding rhomboid family intramembrane serine protease has protein sequence MVSTTQQAAPVVQIETDQTFLTLRESRGRLLGFFLISLLFATIGAAMLASPRPGQPDATFGIMIVVFFGLGGLVFLRRLIAARRATAILTNEGVTCPAAYDGVLPWSAVQSCEYIDRGSARVLCVTPYPDVADDMCWKGFTRWALFLRGKTAARFAIPLNSTPKDEARFVDAFIAQVNEAKADQPENSHLRQIDASQANFAAQAQAHEAQSEDATTFPYVTAGLTALLVLIYFAELGANKGSSGDAKTPSIETLVQFGGVFRLAVDQGEWLRIFSAPLLHASFEHLLLNCIALWIVGVRFERYVGSGWFGAVFAGSAIAGSLMSLAFNPPNLVSVGASGGIVGLFAATALASRHFPPGRMRALMVTTAAQTLVPSLIPLLTAPGGGKIDYASHFGGALGGAALGAALLALWPQALIRPRYGKAAAIGAALYALIGVGEVISNNDVPAQPTARPTHVQSLPRPPQSNLPHYTLPESMTGRRAPLKHAGPSAPTARKN, from the coding sequence ATGGTCTCGACCACGCAGCAGGCCGCGCCTGTGGTGCAAATTGAAACCGACCAAACATTCCTCACACTGCGCGAATCACGCGGCCGGCTGTTGGGATTTTTTCTCATCAGCCTGCTTTTCGCCACGATCGGCGCGGCGATGCTCGCAAGTCCGCGACCAGGACAACCCGACGCAACATTCGGAATCATGATTGTCGTTTTTTTCGGGCTGGGCGGCCTGGTGTTCTTACGTCGGCTCATCGCGGCCCGGCGCGCCACAGCCATTTTGACGAACGAAGGCGTCACTTGTCCTGCGGCTTATGACGGCGTGCTTCCATGGAGCGCCGTGCAGAGTTGCGAATATATAGACCGCGGCAGCGCCCGCGTCCTTTGTGTGACGCCTTATCCCGACGTCGCCGACGATATGTGTTGGAAGGGCTTCACCCGCTGGGCGCTATTCCTGCGGGGAAAGACGGCGGCGCGTTTCGCCATCCCGCTCAATTCGACTCCCAAAGACGAGGCCAGATTCGTAGACGCCTTCATCGCGCAGGTGAACGAAGCCAAAGCAGATCAGCCTGAAAACTCGCATTTACGTCAGATCGATGCGAGCCAGGCCAATTTCGCCGCGCAGGCGCAGGCGCATGAGGCGCAAAGCGAAGACGCCACGACTTTCCCCTATGTCACAGCGGGATTAACCGCACTGCTCGTCTTGATTTATTTCGCCGAGCTTGGCGCAAACAAAGGTTCGTCAGGCGACGCGAAAACGCCTTCGATTGAGACGCTGGTGCAATTTGGCGGCGTCTTCAGACTGGCGGTCGACCAAGGAGAATGGCTGCGCATATTTTCCGCGCCGCTGCTGCACGCAAGTTTCGAACACCTGCTGTTGAATTGCATTGCGCTGTGGATCGTCGGCGTGCGTTTTGAACGCTATGTTGGCTCGGGGTGGTTCGGAGCGGTTTTCGCCGGCAGCGCCATTGCAGGATCGCTGATGTCGCTGGCGTTCAATCCCCCCAATCTCGTCAGCGTCGGCGCGTCGGGAGGCATCGTCGGGCTCTTCGCGGCGACGGCGCTGGCGAGCCGGCATTTTCCGCCGGGTCGGATGCGGGCGCTGATGGTGACGACGGCGGCGCAGACCCTCGTGCCTTCGCTGATCCCGCTTCTCACTGCGCCCGGTGGTGGCAAGATTGATTACGCAAGCCATTTTGGCGGCGCTCTCGGCGGCGCGGCGCTGGGCGCCGCGCTACTCGCGCTGTGGCCGCAAGCGCTGATCCGGCCACGCTATGGGAAAGCAGCGGCGATCGGCGCGGCTCTATATGCGCTGATCGGCGTCGGCGAGGTGATCTCGAACAATGATGTCCCCGCGCAGCCCACCGCGCGACCTACTCATGTGCAATCTCTGCCGCGCCCGCCGCAGAGCAACCTTCCCCATTATACGCTCCCCGAATCTATGACGGGACGGCGGGCGCCGCTCAAGCACGCGGGACCCAGCGCGCCGACGGCAAGAAAGAACTGA
- a CDS encoding efflux RND transporter permease subunit: protein MIERIVEFCLRNRAGVILATAIIFACGVYSWTQLKIEAYPEIGDVTVIVTTKAMGLAAEEVEQQITVPLERALASTPGLLTIRSTSTFALSLITMVFKDGVEDYWARQRVLERIGQVSLPANIQPALGPLTGPTGEILRYTLESDAKNVEELSEIQRWIVIPALNQVPGVASVANFGGVTRQFQLQLDPVAMQRYGLGLTDVTNSIAANSASAGGSRITRGEQAYVIRSIGLVRTKEDLGNIVIAEHGGVPVLTRDVGTPRYSAQEREGMLGKDYNSNAIQGVVQMLKGENATVVLKALHDRIDELNAQLAPQEVKIVPYMDRNELVQLTVSKVAHTVTEGIVLVVIVLMLFLGSPRSSLVVAATIPLSLAFAFIMMNFTKLPANLLSLGSIDFGIIVDGAIIVTESILRLREHNPDRELRVEDVQFVVGQVVRPIFFATVIIIAGYVPLLGLERVEARLFAPVAYTIAYALIGALLCTLMLVPSLAYMALRYPSKPFHNRALEWMEARYKELLYRCLQRPAIVYVTTAVGVWGVVMAGGAVGRDFLPNLDEGSLWLQVQLPSGISFEKASDMASDLRRAVMEFPEVSYVITQIGRNDDRTDPWTTSHIEAPVGLNRYDSWPERETKEQFIAKLTNRLSKLPGMDVGVSQPIIDNVNDLVSGAHSAMVVKIFGEDLKETRRIGNEIVAALKTVKGTTQTSLVQEPPIPQIAFHIDRAAAARYGINVSDVSNMIQIGVGGAPIGQIYVNDRSYDMTVRFPLQSRSSPEELSDLLVKASSGVQIPLSAISKISLQNGESAISHEKTKRVLTVRLDYADRDLSSYLAEAQKKVAETVSYDKQMNSVVWSGKFENQQRAQARLSIIVGVVLLLMLLILYIGFAKLRNALLILGVVPLSALGGLVALIMTRETLNVATGVGFLALFGVAVQNGIIMVSHLNRVTAVHVASARARRLGADAAGGESSGDERANFRDQVLEGAAERFRSVLMTSAVPMVGMLPAALATGVGSDVQRGLGTVIVGGLLAATGLILFVIPTLHFVIERFVEKRASGSANEILRV from the coding sequence ATGATTGAGCGCATCGTCGAGTTTTGCCTCAGGAACCGCGCCGGCGTGATATTGGCGACGGCGATCATCTTCGCCTGCGGCGTCTATTCCTGGACACAGCTCAAGATCGAAGCCTATCCCGAAATCGGCGACGTGACGGTCATCGTCACGACCAAGGCCATGGGCCTTGCCGCCGAGGAAGTGGAACAGCAGATCACCGTTCCCCTGGAGCGCGCGCTGGCGAGCACGCCAGGCTTGCTCACGATCCGCTCGACCAGCACCTTCGCGTTGTCGCTTATCACCATGGTGTTCAAGGACGGCGTCGAGGACTATTGGGCGCGTCAACGCGTGTTGGAGCGCATCGGGCAGGTGTCGCTTCCCGCCAACATTCAGCCGGCGCTTGGACCTCTGACGGGTCCGACGGGAGAAATTCTCAGATATACTCTCGAGTCCGACGCCAAGAATGTCGAAGAACTCTCGGAGATCCAGCGCTGGATCGTGATTCCGGCGCTCAACCAGGTCCCCGGCGTCGCCAGCGTCGCCAATTTCGGCGGCGTCACGCGTCAGTTTCAGCTCCAGCTCGATCCGGTCGCCATGCAGCGCTATGGGCTCGGACTTACGGACGTCACCAACTCCATCGCTGCAAACAGCGCCAGCGCCGGCGGCAGCCGCATCACGCGCGGCGAACAAGCCTATGTCATTCGCAGCATTGGCCTCGTCCGCACCAAGGAGGACCTGGGAAACATTGTCATCGCCGAGCATGGCGGCGTCCCCGTGTTGACCCGCGACGTCGGGACGCCGCGGTACAGCGCCCAGGAACGCGAAGGCATGCTGGGCAAGGACTACAACTCGAACGCCATTCAGGGCGTCGTGCAGATGCTGAAAGGCGAGAACGCCACGGTCGTTTTGAAGGCGCTGCACGATCGGATTGACGAACTCAATGCGCAACTTGCGCCCCAGGAGGTAAAAATCGTTCCCTACATGGACCGCAATGAGCTCGTGCAGCTCACGGTCTCGAAGGTTGCGCACACGGTGACGGAAGGCATCGTCCTCGTCGTGATCGTGTTGATGCTTTTTCTCGGCAGCCCGCGGAGTTCGCTGGTCGTGGCCGCGACAATTCCGCTGTCGCTGGCCTTCGCCTTCATCATGATGAACTTCACCAAGCTGCCGGCGAATCTTCTGTCCCTCGGGTCGATCGACTTCGGCATTATCGTCGACGGCGCGATCATCGTCACCGAATCGATTCTCCGGCTGCGGGAGCACAATCCCGATCGCGAGCTTCGGGTCGAGGACGTTCAATTCGTCGTCGGCCAGGTGGTGCGGCCGATCTTTTTCGCCACCGTCATCATCATCGCCGGTTACGTGCCGCTCTTGGGACTGGAGCGCGTCGAGGCCCGACTTTTCGCGCCGGTCGCCTATACGATCGCCTACGCTCTGATCGGCGCCCTGCTGTGCACGCTGATGCTCGTGCCCAGCCTTGCCTATATGGCGTTGCGCTATCCCTCGAAGCCCTTTCACAACCGCGCGCTCGAATGGATGGAGGCGCGCTACAAGGAACTGCTCTATCGCTGCTTGCAGCGACCGGCGATCGTCTATGTCACGACAGCGGTCGGCGTTTGGGGAGTCGTCATGGCCGGCGGCGCGGTGGGACGCGACTTTCTTCCCAATCTCGACGAAGGCTCGCTTTGGCTGCAAGTGCAGCTGCCCAGCGGCATATCCTTCGAAAAAGCGTCCGACATGGCGAGCGATTTACGTCGCGCCGTGATGGAGTTTCCGGAAGTCTCCTACGTCATCACTCAGATCGGCCGGAACGACGATCGCACGGACCCCTGGACCACGAGCCATATCGAGGCGCCCGTTGGACTGAACCGCTACGACTCCTGGCCCGAACGCGAGACGAAGGAACAATTCATCGCCAAGCTGACCAACCGCCTCAGTAAGCTTCCAGGCATGGACGTCGGCGTGAGCCAACCGATCATCGACAACGTCAATGATCTCGTCAGCGGCGCTCACAGCGCCATGGTGGTCAAGATTTTCGGTGAAGACCTCAAGGAGACGCGCCGCATCGGCAATGAGATCGTCGCCGCTCTGAAGACGGTGAAGGGCACCACGCAGACGTCGCTTGTGCAGGAGCCGCCGATTCCGCAGATCGCCTTCCATATCGATCGCGCCGCAGCCGCGCGCTACGGCATCAATGTTTCCGACGTGTCGAACATGATCCAGATCGGAGTGGGCGGCGCCCCGATCGGACAGATTTACGTGAACGACCGCAGCTACGACATGACGGTGCGCTTTCCGCTTCAGTCGCGCAGCAGTCCGGAAGAGCTTAGCGATCTTCTTGTGAAGGCCTCGTCGGGCGTGCAGATCCCCTTATCGGCAATATCAAAGATCTCGTTGCAGAACGGGGAAAGCGCCATTTCGCACGAGAAAACCAAACGCGTGCTGACGGTTCGACTCGACTACGCCGACCGGGATCTCAGCTCCTATCTTGCGGAGGCGCAAAAGAAGGTCGCCGAGACCGTTTCGTACGACAAGCAGATGAACAGCGTCGTTTGGAGCGGAAAATTCGAAAATCAACAGCGCGCGCAGGCGCGGCTCTCGATCATCGTCGGCGTCGTGCTGCTGTTGATGCTGCTGATCCTTTACATTGGCTTCGCCAAGCTGCGAAACGCGCTGCTCATTCTCGGGGTGGTGCCGCTGTCGGCGCTCGGCGGTCTCGTCGCGCTGATCATGACGCGAGAGACGCTGAACGTCGCGACGGGCGTGGGATTCTTGGCGCTTTTCGGCGTCGCGGTGCAAAACGGCATCATCATGGTGTCGCATCTCAATCGCGTCACGGCGGTGCATGTCGCGTCAGCGCGCGCGCGCCGGCTGGGCGCGGACGCCGCCGGCGGCGAAAGCAGCGGCGATGAGCGGGCGAACTTTCGCGATCAGGTTCTTGAAGGCGCGGCGGAACGTTTCCGTTCCGTGCTGATGACGTCGGCCGTGCCGATGGTGGGCATGCTGCCGGCGGCGCTGGCGACAGGCGTCGGCAGCGACGTTCAGCGCGGCCTCGGCACGGTCATCGTCGGCGGACTGTTGGCGGCGACCGGTTTGATCCTCTTCGTCATTCCGACGTTGCATTTTGTGATCGAGCGCTTCGTGGAAAAGCGCGCGAGCGGCAGCGCCAACGAGATCCTACGAGTTTGA
- a CDS encoding efflux RND transporter periplasmic adaptor subunit, giving the protein MNRFALSRREICSAAMAAALVLFGTLIYRFATERIFSRHETGPLQEGRRAPPLLRKGKTIFIPAGSPYRSHIAVAPVETRNVSLSRIVPGAVEADPARTVRVLAPVNGRVSELNVELGDNVKRGQPLATIDSGDLAQAVADAEKARATAKLTKSALDRATGLNKAGGLALRELEQAQNDFLQATSELKRAEARLDVIGDNSKLTGQRKITLNAPIDGTITALDTAPGDFIDNTTSPMMTISNLDRVWVTASVQEKDLSFVQKGERVEVSLVAYPREIFVGKVEIISQLLEADTRRNKVRIAFDNPNGMFKLNMFATVRFFSPPSQRVVIPPSALMMVNDASNVFLEVAPWTFERRPVDPEADINGGAVVEGLNAGQRIVVRGGVLLND; this is encoded by the coding sequence ATGAACCGTTTTGCTTTGAGCCGGCGCGAAATCTGCAGCGCCGCAATGGCCGCCGCATTGGTCCTGTTCGGCACGCTGATTTATCGCTTCGCTACGGAGAGGATTTTCTCCCGCCACGAGACAGGGCCGCTGCAAGAAGGGCGACGCGCGCCGCCGCTCTTGCGCAAAGGTAAAACGATCTTCATTCCGGCCGGTTCGCCCTACCGGAGTCACATCGCCGTCGCCCCGGTCGAAACCCGGAACGTCAGCCTGAGCCGCATCGTCCCCGGCGCGGTCGAAGCCGATCCGGCGCGGACGGTGAGAGTTTTGGCGCCCGTCAACGGACGGGTGAGCGAGCTCAACGTCGAACTGGGCGACAACGTAAAGAGGGGCCAGCCGCTAGCGACCATTGATTCAGGCGATTTGGCGCAGGCGGTGGCCGATGCCGAAAAGGCCCGAGCCACCGCGAAGCTGACCAAGAGCGCGCTCGATCGCGCCACGGGACTGAATAAGGCGGGCGGTCTCGCGCTGAGAGAACTGGAGCAGGCGCAGAACGACTTTCTGCAGGCGACGTCGGAATTGAAGCGCGCCGAAGCCCGGCTCGACGTGATTGGCGACAACAGCAAGCTCACGGGCCAGCGGAAGATCACCCTCAATGCGCCGATCGACGGCACGATTACGGCGCTTGATACGGCTCCTGGCGATTTCATCGACAACACCACATCGCCGATGATGACCATCTCCAATCTCGATCGCGTATGGGTCACCGCAAGCGTACAGGAGAAAGATCTCTCCTTTGTGCAGAAGGGGGAAAGGGTCGAAGTCTCGCTCGTCGCCTATCCTCGCGAAATCTTCGTCGGCAAGGTCGAGATTATCAGCCAGTTGCTCGAGGCGGACACGCGCCGCAACAAGGTGCGCATCGCGTTCGACAACCCGAACGGCATGTTCAAGTTGAACATGTTCGCGACCGTGCGCTTCTTCTCGCCGCCGTCGCAGCGCGTGGTTATTCCCCCTTCGGCTCTGATGATGGTCAACGATGCGTCGAATGTTTTCCTCGAGGTCGCGCCATGGACCTTCGAGCGGAGGCCCGTCGACCCCGAAGCCGACATCAACGGCGGCGCGGTTGTCGAGGGACTTAACGCCGGCCAGCGGATCGTCGTGCGGGGCGGGGTGCTCTTGAATGATTGA
- a CDS encoding efflux transporter outer membrane subunit has product MIIRRMGKTSDICRQRPGAASVRRVATLAWLASSLAGCMVGPDFVQPLGPNAPHFTPEGTASPGSGQRFVEGRDIPADWWALYRSKPLDTLVRDALEHNPSLEAAEAAIGVAYFNAEAQRGALLPQVGILANESQNLQSNNRALSAINQSLFNQFYPSPYNIVTGQATPSPATNNPNAPYGLFLKQLSISYAPDIWGLNRRTLESLEAQTQQAGFQLEAARLALTSNVVVAAIQEASIRGQIEATKNIITILKDSLEILNRQYSFGSIAKADVVAQEAALAQAEQALPPLEKQLALQRDLLTALAGRFSFDEIEQKFRLSQLTLPGTVPLSVPSTLVAQRPDIRAAEANLHAATAAVGIARANRLPNITLSANLGASAFHVAQLFAPGTGFYTLAAGAAQPLFDGMTLLNKERSSVAALEQADAQYRSTVINAFQNVTDALRSLQADARAVETARKSEDAAKRSLDIVRMQLKYGQVSQIAVFTAQRIYFSASLLRVQAEATRLADTAALFMALGGGWWNRAPDMPH; this is encoded by the coding sequence TTGATCATCCGGCGCATGGGCAAGACGAGCGACATCTGCAGGCAAAGACCCGGCGCCGCGTCCGTCAGGCGCGTCGCGACTCTTGCGTGGCTCGCCAGTTCGCTCGCCGGTTGCATGGTCGGCCCTGACTTCGTCCAGCCGCTTGGCCCGAACGCGCCGCATTTCACGCCGGAAGGGACGGCGTCCCCTGGCTCGGGCCAGCGTTTCGTCGAAGGACGCGACATTCCGGCGGATTGGTGGGCGCTTTATCGCTCAAAGCCGCTCGACACGCTCGTGCGCGACGCGCTGGAGCACAATCCCTCGCTCGAAGCGGCGGAGGCGGCGATTGGCGTCGCTTATTTCAACGCCGAAGCGCAACGCGGCGCGCTTCTGCCTCAGGTCGGGATCCTCGCCAACGAAAGCCAGAATCTTCAGTCGAACAACCGCGCGCTCAGCGCCATCAACCAGTCGCTGTTCAACCAGTTCTACCCGAGCCCCTACAACATCGTCACCGGACAGGCGACCCCCAGCCCCGCGACGAACAATCCAAACGCGCCTTACGGCCTGTTTCTGAAGCAGCTCTCGATCAGCTACGCGCCGGACATCTGGGGACTGAACCGACGAACGCTGGAATCGCTTGAGGCGCAGACCCAACAGGCGGGGTTTCAGTTGGAGGCGGCGCGGCTTGCGCTTACCTCGAATGTCGTCGTCGCCGCCATTCAAGAGGCGTCGATCCGCGGACAGATCGAGGCGACGAAAAACATTATTACGATCCTGAAGGACTCGCTCGAAATCCTGAACCGGCAATATTCATTCGGCTCGATCGCCAAGGCCGATGTCGTTGCGCAGGAGGCGGCGCTCGCGCAGGCGGAGCAGGCGCTGCCGCCGCTTGAAAAGCAGCTCGCGCTTCAGCGCGACCTCCTGACCGCGCTCGCCGGCCGGTTTTCCTTTGACGAGATCGAACAGAAATTCAGGCTCTCGCAGCTGACGCTGCCCGGAACAGTTCCGCTGAGCGTGCCCTCGACGCTGGTCGCGCAACGCCCGGACATCCGCGCCGCGGAGGCCAATCTTCATGCCGCGACCGCCGCGGTCGGCATCGCGCGCGCCAACCGGCTGCCGAATATCACGCTCTCGGCCAATCTCGGCGCCAGCGCCTTTCATGTCGCGCAGCTCTTTGCGCCCGGCACAGGCTTCTACACGCTCGCCGCCGGCGCCGCGCAGCCGCTTTTCGACGGCATGACTCTGTTGAACAAGGAACGTTCGTCGGTCGCGGCGTTGGAGCAGGCGGACGCGCAATATCGCAGCACGGTCATCAACGCCTTTCAGAACGTCACCGACGCGCTGCGTTCCCTGCAGGCGGACGCCCGAGCGGTCGAAACCGCTCGCAAGAGCGAAGACGCCGCGAAGCGCAGCCTTGATATCGTGCGCATGCAATTGAAATACGGCCAGGTCTCGCAGATCGCCGTGTTTACCGCACAGCGGATCTACTTCAGCGCGTCATTGTTGCGCGTGCAGGCCGAGGCGACGCGTCTCGCCGACACCGCGGCGCTTTTCATGGCGCTCGGCGGCGGCTGGTGGAATCGCGCTCCGGACATGCCTCATTAG